Proteins from one Bradyrhizobium roseum genomic window:
- a CDS encoding transglutaminase-like cysteine peptidase produces MARSASAISLSSIVLLLLLAPAQGRSLIETSVVMPITEASPTLSPFQHVRFCLRYPADCKSDPTEITTVELTAETLETMHRVNRDVNLSIMPVAKNDAIADGGWTISPVSGDCNDYAVTKRHELVQKGFPTKAVRLAVVKTSSGIGHLVLVVATNKGNLVLDNLSETIVPWQFTKYQWVKIQSSSDARYWFEIMPRTLVLSQVDRKIRSADR; encoded by the coding sequence ATGGCGCGAAGCGCTTCCGCAATTTCGCTTTCCTCGATCGTCTTGCTGCTCTTGCTCGCCCCTGCACAAGGCCGTTCGCTGATCGAAACCAGCGTCGTGATGCCGATTACCGAGGCATCGCCGACGCTTTCGCCGTTTCAGCACGTACGGTTTTGTCTGCGTTACCCGGCCGACTGCAAGTCGGACCCGACCGAGATTACGACGGTCGAACTCACGGCAGAGACCCTCGAAACGATGCATCGCGTCAATCGCGACGTGAACCTATCGATCATGCCCGTAGCCAAGAACGACGCAATTGCCGACGGAGGGTGGACGATTTCTCCCGTCTCCGGCGACTGCAATGACTACGCCGTAACCAAGCGTCACGAACTGGTGCAGAAGGGCTTTCCGACCAAAGCGGTGCGGTTGGCCGTCGTGAAAACCTCGTCGGGCATCGGCCACCTCGTCCTGGTCGTCGCCACGAACAAGGGCAATCTGGTGCTCGACAATCTCTCCGAGACGATCGTGCCGTGGCAGTTCACCAAATATCAGTGGGTGAAAATACAGTCGAGCAGCGACGCCCGATATTGGTTCGAGATCATGCCGCGTACGCTGGTGCTGTCGCAGGTCGATCGGAAGATCCGCTCGGCTGATAGATAG
- a CDS encoding polysaccharide biosynthesis/export family protein — MSQPNLITFQGQFPDKRPKPEQVAGVGDVLNVSIFEAAPGGLFTPATAAGARPGNFVDLPAQAIDQKGNIYVPYAGEIPSAGRTLPDIQQAIVARLRNRAIEPQVVVSLNQQHSSVVSVLGDVNTPGVLALNSVGERLLALVARAGGPKYEAIESYVTLQRDGRKVKVNLARVVHDPRENIFIRPNDVIFLTRESPSFTALGALNQNVFGFNSEIPFDTETLTLAQAIGKAGGLNDNQSDPAEVFVYRYQSRDLLQKMGVDTTRFTYDRIPTIYHINLRDPSGYLLAAGFQMQTKDVMFVANAKVVDYYKLLTLINNTASTVGNTAATATAVNTAVKTRW; from the coding sequence TTGTCCCAACCGAATCTGATCACCTTCCAGGGCCAATTTCCCGACAAGCGGCCCAAGCCGGAGCAGGTCGCTGGTGTTGGTGACGTGTTGAACGTCTCGATCTTCGAAGCCGCTCCCGGCGGTCTCTTCACGCCGGCGACCGCCGCAGGCGCGCGTCCCGGCAACTTCGTCGATCTGCCGGCGCAAGCGATTGATCAGAAGGGCAACATCTACGTTCCCTATGCCGGCGAGATTCCGTCTGCCGGTCGTACGCTGCCGGACATTCAGCAGGCTATCGTGGCGAGGCTGCGCAATCGCGCCATCGAGCCTCAGGTCGTCGTCAGCCTGAACCAGCAGCACTCCAGCGTGGTCAGCGTTCTGGGCGACGTCAACACGCCCGGCGTGCTTGCGCTCAACAGCGTTGGCGAGCGACTGCTCGCGCTCGTGGCGCGCGCCGGCGGTCCGAAATACGAAGCGATCGAAAGCTACGTGACGCTGCAACGCGACGGCCGGAAGGTGAAGGTGAACCTCGCCCGCGTCGTGCACGATCCGCGCGAGAATATCTTCATCCGGCCGAACGACGTCATTTTCCTTACCCGAGAATCGCCGTCATTCACGGCGCTCGGAGCGCTGAACCAGAACGTCTTCGGCTTCAACTCGGAAATCCCGTTCGACACCGAGACCTTGACGCTGGCGCAGGCCATCGGAAAGGCGGGCGGATTGAACGACAACCAGTCCGATCCGGCCGAGGTGTTCGTCTATCGCTATCAGAGCAGGGATCTCCTGCAGAAGATGGGCGTCGACACCACCAGGTTCACCTACGATCGGATACCGACGATCTATCACATCAATCTGCGCGATCCCTCGGGCTACCTGCTGGCGGCCGGCTTCCAGATGCAGACCAAGGACGTGATGTTCGTGGCCAACGCCAAGGTGGTCGACTACTACAAGCTCCTGACGCTGATCAACAATACCGCGTCGACGGTAGGGAATACTGCGGCTACGGCCACCGCCGTGAATACGGCCGTCAAGACGAGGTGGTAG
- a CDS encoding acyltransferase family protein: protein MSSSTVPYAVKSARIRGFDGLRALAFLLVFISHKAPSPVRDRYGTAGVWIFFVLSGFLITRILADARGGIDAGESSFRSSLARFYARRTARIFPVYYVFLAVVTVAGLWNLVETGSAARQLSNWLYLSNIYIGLHGWETRLGHLWSLAVEEQFYLLFAPLALVCPLRRLHVVCLSIIGASLAAHAYLLFTGASDARFDTDSLVNFGLMAIGGLAGLWADRPLPRLLRGDGPLVVTLALILAMPVLFSSTAAWIHFARSTCVLNGLLLVQIYQLQNGRFTRLLDLYPIRQLGIISYAAYLFHPLINLSELANDLGYPVHSHRSWTMLADLAATIVLALASWRMLEQPVRKWLVALSEQRNCSVVNNG from the coding sequence TTGTCGAGCAGTACAGTTCCGTACGCGGTGAAAAGCGCTCGCATCCGCGGTTTCGATGGCCTCAGGGCTCTGGCGTTTCTGCTCGTCTTCATCAGCCACAAAGCTCCCTCGCCGGTCCGCGATCGATACGGGACGGCCGGCGTCTGGATATTCTTCGTGCTCAGCGGCTTCCTGATCACGCGGATATTGGCTGACGCGCGCGGAGGAATCGACGCCGGGGAAAGCAGTTTCCGCTCCAGCCTCGCCCGGTTTTACGCCAGGCGAACCGCGCGAATTTTTCCGGTATACTACGTGTTCCTCGCCGTCGTGACGGTGGCGGGCCTCTGGAATCTGGTCGAAACCGGCAGCGCCGCGCGCCAGTTGTCCAACTGGCTATACTTGTCGAATATCTATATCGGGCTGCATGGCTGGGAGACGCGGCTGGGACACTTGTGGAGTCTGGCCGTCGAGGAGCAATTCTATCTTCTGTTTGCTCCGCTCGCGCTGGTCTGCCCGCTGCGCCGATTGCATGTCGTATGCTTGTCGATCATCGGCGCCAGTCTGGCGGCACATGCCTACTTGCTGTTCACGGGGGCTTCAGACGCGAGATTCGACACCGACTCCCTCGTCAACTTCGGCTTGATGGCCATCGGCGGTCTGGCCGGGCTGTGGGCAGACCGCCCCCTGCCCCGGCTCCTGAGAGGAGACGGACCTCTCGTGGTCACGCTGGCGCTCATCCTCGCGATGCCCGTGTTGTTCAGTTCGACCGCGGCCTGGATTCACTTCGCGCGATCGACGTGCGTGCTCAACGGGCTGCTGCTGGTGCAAATCTATCAACTGCAGAATGGGCGCTTCACCAGGCTTCTTGATCTTTATCCCATCCGGCAATTGGGCATCATCAGCTATGCCGCATACCTTTTTCATCCGTTGATCAATCTGTCGGAATTGGCAAATGATCTCGGTTACCCGGTCCATTCTCACCGCTCATGGACCATGCTGGCCGACCTTGCTGCGACCATCGTGCTAGCTCTCGCCTCGTGGCGAATGCTCGAACAACCCGTGCGGAAGTGGCTGGTGGCCCTATCGGAACAAAGAAATTGCAGCGTCGTTAATAACGGATAG
- a CDS encoding sugar transferase — MGGLADLNEFEIARRDRSEPIGYMPKRIVDIVLALSGIILLAPLLVICYLLTVMTSPGPALFRHRRVGFNNKHFDCLKFRTMLVDAPERLHHLLESDPAAAREWAETRKLRRDPRITPIGAILRKSSLDELPQLFNVLKGDMSIVGPRPITDEELERYAASVGAYLACRPGITGLWQVSGRSTTTYDKRVACDAFYAQNWSIALDVKILIVTVPSLLSETAF; from the coding sequence ATGGGCGGGCTGGCTGACCTCAATGAGTTCGAGATCGCGCGAAGGGATCGGTCCGAGCCTATTGGATATATGCCAAAGCGGATTGTCGACATCGTGTTGGCATTGTCGGGAATCATCCTCCTCGCTCCGCTGCTGGTGATATGCTACCTTCTGACGGTCATGACGTCGCCAGGGCCTGCGCTGTTTCGTCATCGCAGAGTCGGCTTCAACAACAAGCACTTCGATTGCCTGAAATTCCGCACGATGCTGGTCGATGCGCCGGAGCGCCTCCATCATCTGCTTGAGTCCGATCCTGCGGCGGCCAGAGAGTGGGCCGAAACCCGGAAGCTGCGGCGGGACCCTCGCATCACCCCCATCGGCGCCATCCTTCGCAAGTCCAGCCTGGACGAGCTGCCGCAGTTGTTCAACGTCCTCAAGGGCGACATGAGCATCGTAGGACCGCGCCCGATCACGGACGAAGAGCTGGAGCGTTATGCAGCCTCAGTGGGTGCTTATCTCGCTTGCCGACCCGGTATCACCGGCTTGTGGCAGGTCAGCGGCCGAAGCACGACGACATATGACAAGCGCGTGGCCTGCGATGCATTTTACGCACAGAACTGGTCGATTGCTCTCGACGTCAAGATCCTCATCGTGACAGTGCCTTCGTTGTTGTCCGAGACGGCTTTTTAA
- a CDS encoding class I SAM-dependent methyltransferase, with product MPFPIEILRCPQTKSTLKWDGAQLISADGASSYPVIDDIAHFLDDQSNPSQTRSFYEKEGWKRAADGLFGDTRAFMDTRKVPLAFSRKCIRRLNTHFRHGGRFLLDAGSGPIAHDEYLEFGTHFDQRVCVDLSADALRVARSKLGTRGVYLQADLTSLPIQTGSVDAVTCNHVIYQIPADQQAAVFKELWRVLKPGGVAVIVYWWRDTPLQWRLERLVRMFAGRIKPDESDKPSAVVSTPSHFPHSLQWFETQDWPFRYQIEPFRVIGNPFMRSYVSDRWTGKLFLEGVYALQQIAPSYCGRYGQMPAIVLRKDDATAREG from the coding sequence TTGCCGTTTCCAATAGAAATCCTGCGCTGTCCTCAGACCAAGTCCACCCTGAAATGGGACGGCGCGCAACTCATCTCGGCGGACGGGGCTTCGTCCTATCCCGTGATCGACGATATCGCACATTTCCTGGACGACCAATCGAACCCAAGCCAAACGCGCAGCTTCTATGAAAAGGAAGGCTGGAAGCGCGCCGCCGACGGCCTGTTTGGCGACACCCGCGCGTTCATGGACACACGGAAGGTACCGCTCGCTTTCTCCCGCAAATGCATCCGAAGGCTCAACACCCACTTCCGCCACGGCGGACGCTTTCTCCTCGACGCGGGTAGCGGACCGATCGCGCACGATGAATATCTGGAATTCGGTACGCATTTCGACCAGCGAGTCTGTGTCGACCTCTCCGCCGATGCGCTGCGGGTGGCGCGCAGCAAGCTGGGGACGCGCGGGGTGTATCTTCAGGCGGACCTCACAAGCCTGCCGATCCAGACAGGATCCGTCGATGCCGTCACCTGCAACCACGTGATTTACCAGATCCCGGCGGACCAGCAGGCCGCCGTCTTCAAGGAACTCTGGCGCGTTCTGAAGCCCGGCGGGGTTGCCGTCATCGTGTACTGGTGGCGCGATACGCCGCTGCAATGGCGTCTGGAGCGGTTGGTCCGAATGTTTGCCGGGCGAATCAAACCCGATGAAAGTGACAAGCCGTCTGCTGTCGTCTCGACGCCGAGCCATTTTCCGCATTCGCTGCAATGGTTCGAGACGCAGGACTGGCCGTTTCGCTATCAGATCGAGCCATTTCGCGTGATCGGCAATCCCTTCATGCGCTCCTATGTCAGCGATCGCTGGACCGGGAAGCTCTTCCTCGAAGGTGTCTACGCGCTGCAACAGATCGCGCCATCTTACTGCGGACGCTACGGGCAGATGCCGGCGATCGTTCTTCGAAAGGACGATGCAACTGCCCGCGAAGGCTGA
- a CDS encoding O-antigen ligase family protein — protein MTRIQRFAGATERLRSIQLWATASVLALAPLFFGSVDQFWVSVWIVVLSITTILGVSVSLNIVQARIVWAFLSVCLLYAIVAAIQVVPQSLASLDDPIWQRANGVLGTHVAPRISSTAEIPSLAIGHFLLTVTAFLSGFFVGTSQRGVSRVIFAARTAILIYALYGLAALAITPNLLLWAPKVAYRGSLTGTFVNKNTAAAFFGCGAILWSCWTYSALQSIEKSSFRVLLLNSLNERAAISLILRASAALTCFFALLLTNSRGGLISSSVGLLVALGVLEINRFRRRTGYAIVLGIGALIAVALWLTQMGRIASEGVIDDGRWQVYGLVAEAIGRRPWLGTGAGSFEILFPSLRTADLSSWGVWDYAHSTILEIALEMGLPVAGIVALAALASIFVLVRRAPKADQRHRVSLAAITGIAVLTYLHSLIDFSLQIPGYSIPFGILIGCGLADAAADRSSRRRKPSAAAGQDGSTAVEAAGELSAKV, from the coding sequence ATGACGCGCATCCAGCGATTTGCGGGTGCGACTGAGAGGCTCAGGTCGATCCAGCTGTGGGCAACCGCCTCCGTGCTGGCCTTGGCGCCGTTGTTCTTCGGCTCGGTCGATCAATTCTGGGTTTCAGTCTGGATCGTCGTGCTGTCGATCACGACGATCCTCGGTGTGTCCGTCTCCCTCAATATTGTTCAGGCCCGGATCGTGTGGGCCTTCTTGAGCGTATGCCTGCTCTACGCAATCGTTGCGGCGATCCAGGTCGTTCCGCAGTCGCTTGCGAGCCTGGACGATCCGATCTGGCAGCGGGCAAACGGCGTCCTTGGCACGCATGTAGCGCCCCGAATCTCCAGCACGGCCGAAATTCCGTCCTTGGCGATCGGGCATTTCCTGCTGACGGTAACGGCTTTCCTGAGCGGCTTTTTCGTGGGTACCTCCCAACGCGGCGTCAGCCGCGTCATTTTCGCGGCCAGAACGGCCATACTGATCTATGCGCTGTATGGTTTGGCGGCGCTGGCTATCACGCCGAACCTGCTGTTGTGGGCCCCCAAGGTCGCGTATCGCGGCAGCCTCACCGGGACCTTCGTCAACAAGAACACCGCTGCAGCCTTCTTCGGCTGCGGGGCGATTCTCTGGTCGTGCTGGACTTACTCGGCCCTGCAATCGATCGAGAAGTCTTCATTTCGGGTATTGCTGCTCAACTCGCTCAATGAGCGGGCCGCGATCAGCCTCATACTCCGGGCGTCCGCCGCGCTTACCTGTTTCTTTGCGCTGCTGCTGACCAACTCGCGCGGAGGCTTGATCTCGTCGTCGGTTGGTTTGCTGGTTGCGCTGGGCGTTCTGGAGATCAACAGGTTCAGGCGCCGAACCGGCTACGCAATTGTCCTGGGCATCGGCGCGCTGATTGCCGTTGCGCTCTGGCTCACGCAAATGGGCCGGATCGCAAGCGAAGGTGTCATCGACGACGGACGATGGCAGGTCTACGGACTTGTGGCCGAAGCGATCGGACGCCGACCCTGGCTTGGCACCGGGGCGGGCAGCTTCGAAATACTGTTTCCGTCGCTTCGCACCGCGGATCTCAGTAGCTGGGGTGTTTGGGATTACGCACATTCCACGATCTTGGAGATCGCCCTCGAGATGGGGCTCCCGGTTGCGGGAATCGTCGCGCTGGCCGCGCTGGCTTCGATTTTCGTTTTGGTGCGACGCGCGCCCAAGGCGGATCAGCGCCATCGGGTATCGCTTGCCGCGATCACCGGCATCGCCGTGTTGACGTACCTTCATTCGTTGATCGACTTTTCCCTCCAGATACCGGGCTACTCCATTCCCTTTGGTATTCTGATTGGCTGCGGTTTGGCAGATGCCGCGGCTGATCGTTCCAGCCGCAGGAGAAAGCCGTCCGCAGCAGCGGGGCAGGATGGCTCAACGGCCGTCGAGGCGGCAGGTGAGCTGAGCGCGAAAGTGTGA
- a CDS encoding glycosyltransferase family 87 protein: protein MEDSHIANARPLPLQGNFWEFPLVEKSMGARAVSLPRSRDGWYLPIGLSLMALGIALMGRKIYLDPTWPVGTDISVYLSALKNIAAGLHPYGDVHAHPFAYPPLFAELLTLLFPFFSDGKWWAVWSALTFVQLIATLIIMMRGFGEKLSWGAVALICGVISVSHLTRSEVFHGQADFTILLLLVLGLRFSTSQRPFATAVAWSIMMNIKPFLGIVVVHQLVTRRYKEAVYTLIAGGSIFALSFALFGTEAIDAFLKWRASAAWYTSVPEIARFDNQAFYAFFARVCNATEYGVPLANCQGAVPFLMIPVFAVALVALVLTARSVIMLSRANCLKPVHEMLAAGIVIAAIMACGPTYYGNYIYLLLPGALGAYLMASNGRDRAGWLVATAIWCVALYSLALPISIRLTDTYRWSQLHGLGHLAGIQNGTVAMICAVVSSALLYRSASRQARRGVATG, encoded by the coding sequence TTGGAAGATAGTCATATTGCGAACGCTCGCCCTTTGCCTCTGCAGGGGAACTTTTGGGAGTTTCCATTGGTAGAGAAAAGCATGGGGGCGCGCGCGGTGTCGCTGCCGCGTTCGCGGGACGGCTGGTACCTGCCCATCGGGCTTTCGCTGATGGCGCTCGGAATTGCCCTGATGGGGCGGAAAATCTATCTGGACCCGACCTGGCCGGTGGGGACCGACATCTCCGTCTACCTTTCAGCGCTCAAGAATATCGCGGCTGGATTGCATCCATACGGCGATGTACATGCGCATCCGTTCGCTTATCCACCCTTGTTTGCCGAGCTTCTTACGCTGCTGTTTCCGTTCTTCTCCGACGGAAAATGGTGGGCGGTGTGGTCGGCACTCACATTCGTTCAGCTCATCGCAACCCTCATCATCATGATGCGAGGTTTTGGCGAGAAGCTGTCCTGGGGTGCCGTCGCGCTGATTTGCGGCGTGATCTCGGTCAGTCATCTCACGCGGAGCGAGGTGTTTCACGGCCAGGCGGACTTCACCATCTTGCTTCTCCTCGTTCTCGGCCTGCGCTTCTCCACCTCGCAGCGGCCGTTTGCCACCGCCGTCGCGTGGTCGATCATGATGAACATCAAGCCGTTCCTCGGCATCGTGGTTGTCCATCAGCTGGTGACGCGCAGATACAAGGAAGCGGTGTATACGCTGATCGCGGGCGGCTCGATCTTCGCGCTCAGTTTCGCTCTGTTCGGCACCGAGGCGATCGATGCATTCCTGAAGTGGCGCGCGAGCGCCGCATGGTACACATCGGTTCCGGAGATTGCGCGGTTCGACAATCAGGCCTTCTATGCGTTCTTTGCGCGAGTTTGCAACGCGACCGAGTACGGCGTTCCCCTCGCCAATTGCCAGGGCGCGGTGCCGTTTCTTATGATCCCGGTTTTTGCCGTGGCATTGGTAGCGCTCGTTCTCACCGCCCGATCGGTGATCATGCTGTCGCGTGCAAATTGCCTCAAGCCGGTACATGAGATGCTGGCAGCCGGCATCGTGATCGCCGCGATCATGGCGTGCGGTCCGACATACTATGGCAACTACATCTATCTGCTACTTCCCGGGGCGCTGGGCGCGTACTTGATGGCGTCGAATGGCCGGGATCGAGCGGGATGGCTTGTCGCAACCGCGATCTGGTGTGTGGCGCTCTATTCGCTGGCGCTCCCGATCAGCATCCGTCTGACAGACACCTACCGCTGGTCGCAGCTGCACGGCCTCGGTCATCTGGCGGGCATTCAAAACGGAACCGTCGCCATGATTTGTGCCGTCGTTTCGAGCGCTTTGCTCTACAGGTCCGCCAGCCGCCAAGCCCGGCGCGGCGTCGCGACGGGCTAG